The following coding sequences lie in one Spinacia oleracea cultivar Varoflay chromosome 1, BTI_SOV_V1, whole genome shotgun sequence genomic window:
- the LOC110803880 gene encoding uncharacterized protein encodes MVFIQIGLRSFKDFLVPNLKRKRLFADRQAHVLKDVERAFGVLQARFTIVRQPSLAYDEDILGDIMKACIILHNMIVEDERDTYVRADVLRRYYEEDVSSLTATVNIGEPFEFHTGQPYSINAYLGRRTTLRSSQTHNSLKEDLFEHNWQKYEGNNH; translated from the coding sequence ATGGTATTTATCCAAATTGGGCTACGTTCATTTAAGGATTTTCTCGTCCCCAACTTGAAACGGAAAAGGTTGTTTGCTGATAGACAAGCACATGTTCTTAAGGATGTTGAACGTGCGTTCGGAGTTTTGCAAGCAAGATTCACCATTGTACGACAACCATCTCTTGCTTACGATGAAGATATATTAGGCGACATAATGAAGGCTTGTATCATCTTACACAACATGATAGTTGAGGATGAACGAGATACGTATGTCCGAGCTGATGTGTTACGAAGGTACTATGAAGAAGACGTTTCGAGCTTAACCGCAACAGTGAATATTGGTGAACCTTTTGAGTTCCACACTGGACAACCCTACTCCATTAACGCATACTTGGGGAGAAGAACAACTTTGCGTAGCAGTCAAACTCATAACTCTTTGAAAGAAGATTTATTTGAGCACAACTGGCAAAAATACGAAGGCAATAATCATTAA